In Myxococcales bacterium, the following proteins share a genomic window:
- a CDS encoding 2-oxoacid:acceptor oxidoreductase subunit alpha — protein sequence MAQQAQPVSDISSGEKPTLLRGAIVRFAGDSGDGMQVTGNQFTVAAALAGNDLATFPDFPAEIRAPAGTTYGVSGFQINFASENVFTPGDAPDVLVAMNPAALKTNLKDLKRSGLLIVNSGAFTTANLKKAGYNENPLETGALDGYNVLAIDISKNTQTAVKESGVSTKEANRCKNFWTLGLMFWIYGRDLDSTIKWIEMKFKKDGAVARANILALRGGYAYGDVAEIAHYRFEVPAAPVAKGTYRNIGGNQATALGILAAAQLSGVPVMFGAYPITPASDILHELSRYKNYGVTTVQAEDEIAAVCVAIGSSYAGHIGITASSGPGIALKTEAMGLAIATELPLVIINVQRGGPSTGLPTKTEQADLLQAVYGRNGEAPLCVVAAASPGDCFHMVLEAVRLTVKFMTPVVLLTDGYLANGAEPWAVPNVADLPKIEVEFRKDPEGFHPFLRNPETLARAWAIPGTPGLLHRIGGIEKDYDSGHISYDPANHERMSKTRAAKVAGIANHIPEQTIELGNDSGKLLVLGWGSTYGAIREAVQRGRDRGLDVSHAHVRYINPFPKNLGDLLKRFERVLIPEMNLGQLVKLIRSDFLIPAESFPKITGQPFKIDEIEEKIRQLMES from the coding sequence ATGGCACAGCAGGCACAACCGGTGTCCGACATCTCATCGGGCGAAAAACCCACCCTGCTGCGCGGGGCCATCGTGCGCTTCGCCGGAGACTCCGGCGACGGCATGCAGGTGACGGGAAACCAGTTCACCGTGGCCGCCGCCCTGGCGGGCAACGACCTTGCTACGTTCCCGGACTTCCCCGCCGAGATCCGCGCCCCCGCCGGCACCACCTACGGCGTGTCCGGATTTCAGATCAACTTCGCCTCCGAGAACGTATTCACGCCCGGAGATGCTCCGGACGTGCTCGTCGCGATGAATCCGGCCGCACTGAAGACCAACCTCAAGGATCTGAAGCGCAGTGGGCTCCTGATCGTGAACAGCGGCGCATTCACCACCGCCAACCTGAAGAAGGCGGGGTACAACGAGAACCCGCTCGAGACTGGCGCGCTCGATGGCTACAACGTGCTCGCCATCGACATCAGCAAGAACACGCAGACCGCGGTCAAGGAGTCCGGGGTCAGCACCAAAGAGGCGAACCGCTGCAAGAACTTCTGGACGCTCGGCTTGATGTTCTGGATCTACGGGCGCGACCTCGACTCGACCATCAAGTGGATCGAGATGAAGTTCAAGAAAGATGGCGCCGTCGCCCGCGCCAACATCCTGGCCTTGCGCGGTGGGTACGCCTACGGCGATGTCGCTGAAATCGCCCATTATCGCTTCGAGGTCCCGGCCGCGCCGGTGGCCAAAGGCACCTACCGCAACATCGGCGGTAACCAGGCCACGGCGCTCGGCATCCTGGCAGCGGCTCAGCTGTCCGGCGTGCCGGTCATGTTCGGCGCCTACCCCATCACGCCCGCCAGCGACATTCTTCACGAGCTGTCGCGCTACAAGAACTACGGCGTGACGACCGTGCAGGCAGAGGACGAGATCGCGGCTGTTTGCGTTGCGATCGGCTCCTCCTACGCCGGACACATCGGCATCACCGCCTCGAGCGGCCCGGGCATCGCACTCAAAACCGAGGCGATGGGGCTCGCGATCGCGACCGAGCTGCCGCTGGTGATCATCAACGTGCAGCGCGGTGGACCGAGCACGGGGCTGCCGACCAAGACGGAGCAGGCCGACCTGCTGCAGGCCGTGTACGGCCGCAACGGCGAGGCCCCACTGTGTGTGGTGGCGGCGGCGTCGCCGGGTGATTGTTTTCACATGGTGCTCGAGGCGGTCCGCTTGACGGTCAAGTTCATGACGCCCGTCGTGCTGCTCACCGATGGGTATCTGGCAAACGGCGCTGAGCCGTGGGCGGTGCCGAACGTGGCAGACCTGCCCAAGATCGAGGTCGAGTTCCGGAAAGACCCCGAGGGTTTCCACCCGTTCTTGCGCAACCCGGAGACCCTCGCACGCGCCTGGGCCATTCCAGGCACGCCGGGCCTGTTGCACCGCATCGGCGGCATCGAAAAAGACTACGATTCGGGCCACATTTCCTACGATCCAGCCAACCACGAGCGGATGAGCAAGACCCGTGCGGCCAAGGTCGCCGGCATCGCCAACCACATTCCCGAGCAGACCATCGAGCTCGGTAATGACAGCGGCAAGCTCCTGGTGCTCGGTTGGGGCTCGACCTACGGGGCGATCCGCGAGGCCGTTCAGCGCGGCCGCGATCGCGGGCTCGACGTCAGCCACGCGCACGTCCGCTACATCAACCCGTTCCCGAAGAACCTGGGGGACCTGTTGAAGCGCTTCGAGCGCGTGTTGATCCCCGAGATGAACCTGGGCCAGCTGGTCAAGCTCATCCGCAGCGACTTTTTGATCCCCGCCGAGAGCTTCCCGAAGATCACAGGGCAACCGTTCAAGATTGACGAGATCGAAGAGAAGATCCGCCAGTTGATGGAGAGCTGA
- a CDS encoding 2-oxoacid:ferredoxin oxidoreductase subunit beta — MSNIVPTPKLTKKDFESDQDVRWCPGCGDYSILANVQRMMPDLGIAPEDVVWVSGIGCSSRFPYYMNTYGFHTIHGRAPAIAMGIKVANPKLSVWLVTGDGDGLSIGGNHLMHALRRNLDIKMLMFNNRIYGLTKGQYSPTSEVGKTTKSTPSGAPDFPVDPAAFALGCNATFVARSIDTDAKHLNEMLLRAAKHRGTAFMEIYQNCPVFNDGAFEPFTAKDQKEEQQLRVAHGQPLLFGAQRNKGLRIDPRTLALEVATLGENGVEEKDILIHDETNSTLAVMLTHMPFPQFPVAVGVLYATQRPTYDGTVHEQAEAARAKGAPDLQRLLASGNTWTV; from the coding sequence ATGTCGAACATCGTCCCGACCCCGAAGCTCACGAAGAAGGACTTCGAGTCCGACCAGGACGTCCGCTGGTGTCCTGGTTGCGGTGACTACTCGATCCTCGCCAACGTGCAGCGCATGATGCCCGACCTGGGCATAGCGCCCGAGGACGTCGTCTGGGTGAGCGGAATCGGCTGCTCCAGCCGCTTCCCCTACTACATGAACACCTATGGCTTTCACACCATTCACGGCCGCGCGCCCGCCATTGCGATGGGCATCAAGGTCGCCAACCCGAAGTTGAGTGTGTGGCTCGTGACGGGGGACGGAGACGGGCTCTCGATCGGCGGCAATCACCTGATGCACGCGCTCCGGCGCAACCTCGACATCAAGATGTTGATGTTCAACAACCGCATCTACGGCCTGACCAAGGGGCAGTACTCCCCCACCAGCGAGGTCGGCAAGACCACCAAGAGCACGCCCAGCGGTGCGCCGGACTTTCCGGTCGATCCGGCGGCGTTCGCCCTGGGCTGCAACGCGACCTTCGTCGCGCGCAGCATCGATACGGATGCAAAACACCTGAACGAGATGCTGCTCCGCGCCGCAAAACACCGCGGGACGGCGTTCATGGAAATCTACCAGAACTGCCCGGTCTTCAACGACGGCGCCTTCGAACCCTTCACCGCGAAGGACCAGAAAGAGGAGCAGCAGCTGCGGGTGGCCCACGGCCAACCCCTGCTGTTCGGCGCTCAGCGCAACAAAGGCCTGCGCATCGACCCGCGCACGTTGGCGCTCGAGGTGGCGACGCTGGGAGAGAACGGCGTCGAGGAGAAGGACATCCTGATCCACGACGAGACGAACTCCACGCTGGCGGTCATGCTCACCCACATGCCCTTTCCGCAGTTCCCGGTGGCCGTCGGCGTGCTCTATGCGACCCAGCGACCGACCTACGACGGGACGGTACACGAACAGGCCGAGGCCGCCCGCGCCAAGGGCGCGCCGGATCTGCAGCGGCTCCTGGCTTCCGGCAACACCTGGACCGTCTGA
- the meaB gene encoding methylmalonyl Co-A mutase-associated GTPase MeaB — MVEDRRPEAEGPAALLLRALNKSGRSAACQRIGVTGPPGVGKSSLVSALIRRFRASDKSVGVLAVDPSSPRSGGALLGDRARIELDPDDTEVFVRSMASGGQLGGLARAAGAAVEVLSSTFDVVLIETVGVGQSETDVEHVADSVLLVVQPASGDVLQFIKAGILEIPDLLAVNKADLGAVAERARAELESALRVSATVDGRVPPRVILTSATTGAGVDELLSALNEHSAELRASGTLSARRHDKSVAWAVRLFVEQYGERGVEVAGGRPALRASLGKALAGGATLLEAVSAAAAPTD; from the coding sequence ATGGTCGAAGATCGTCGCCCGGAGGCAGAGGGCCCCGCGGCACTCTTGCTGCGCGCCTTGAACAAAAGCGGCAGGAGCGCCGCCTGCCAGCGGATCGGAGTCACGGGACCGCCGGGCGTGGGCAAGAGCTCGCTGGTCTCGGCGCTGATTCGAAGGTTTCGCGCCAGCGACAAGAGCGTGGGTGTGTTGGCCGTCGATCCCTCGAGCCCACGCAGTGGTGGGGCGCTGCTGGGTGATCGCGCGCGCATCGAGCTCGATCCGGATGACACCGAGGTGTTCGTGCGTTCGATGGCGTCAGGTGGCCAACTCGGCGGGCTCGCGCGGGCGGCCGGCGCGGCGGTCGAGGTGCTGAGCTCGACCTTCGACGTGGTGTTGATCGAGACGGTAGGGGTGGGCCAGAGTGAGACCGACGTCGAGCACGTGGCCGACAGCGTGCTCTTGGTGGTGCAGCCAGCCTCGGGCGACGTGCTTCAGTTCATCAAGGCCGGCATCTTGGAGATCCCGGACCTGCTCGCCGTCAACAAGGCGGATCTCGGCGCCGTTGCCGAACGCGCACGAGCGGAGCTCGAGAGCGCGCTCCGAGTGTCAGCGACGGTGGACGGCCGGGTCCCGCCTCGCGTCATTCTGACCAGCGCCACGACGGGTGCTGGCGTCGACGAGCTGCTGTCGGCGTTGAACGAGCACAGCGCGGAGCTGCGCGCGAGTGGAACGCTGAGCGCGCGGCGTCACGACAAGAGCGTGGCCTGGGCGGTGCGGCTCTTCGTCGAACAGTACGGGGAACGCGGCGTCGAGGTGGCCGGCGGCCGACCGGCGCTGCGAGCCAGCCTAGGCAAGGCGCTGGCTGGCGGCGCGACGCTGCTCGAGGCCGTGAGCGCCGCGGCCGCACCGACCGACTGA
- a CDS encoding protein meaA, with amino-acid sequence MASMASKDPPWIMRTYSGHSTPAASNALYRANLARGQTGLSVAFDLPTQTGYDADHPLSRGEVGRTGVPIGHLADLEALFEGIDLARMNTSMTINATAAWLLSLYIAAAEKRGVDPRALRGTTQNDIVKEYLSRGTYVFPPGPSLRLTVDTILYTVEHVPDWNPINISSYHLQEAGATPEQEIAYSLTTAIAVLDLLRERGIEGERLAKVFGRLSFFVNAGIRFVEETCKLRAFSALWDRLGKERYAVTEPKLRRFRYGVQVNSLGLTEAQPENNLVRIALEMLGVTLSKNARARAIQLPAWNEALGLPRPWDQQLSLRTQQILALESDLLEYGDLFDGSPVVAARTREIEEAAWAEVQLVLERGGAVAGVESGYIKQQLVAANAARLAAIESGQQPVVGVNCHTESAPSPLTAGGGADAILQVDPAAEAEQIERLVAWRAARDASAVARALDTLREAASSGVSLMPASIDAARASVTTGEWGGVLREVFGEYRAPTGVGGARTPELGESLTVLRTRVAEVAKRIGRRPKLLVGKPGLDGHSNGAEQIALRARDAGFEVVYEGIRVTPREIARAAADESVHVVGLSILSGAHLELTREVLAELRARGVQVPVVLGGIIPEADRPLLTAAGVRAVYTPKDFRVGQILNELLDIVDEVGA; translated from the coding sequence CCTGGATCATGCGGACTTACTCCGGGCACTCGACACCGGCCGCATCGAACGCGCTCTATCGCGCGAACCTCGCTCGGGGCCAGACCGGACTCAGCGTCGCGTTCGATCTGCCGACTCAGACTGGCTACGACGCGGACCACCCGCTCTCGCGAGGTGAGGTGGGCAGAACTGGCGTGCCCATCGGGCATCTTGCTGACCTCGAAGCTCTGTTCGAGGGCATCGATCTCGCACGCATGAATACCTCGATGACGATCAACGCCACCGCGGCGTGGTTGCTCAGTCTGTACATTGCCGCGGCGGAAAAACGCGGTGTCGACCCGCGGGCGCTGCGCGGCACGACGCAGAACGACATCGTCAAGGAGTACCTCTCCCGCGGCACCTACGTGTTCCCTCCGGGCCCTAGCCTGCGCCTGACCGTGGATACGATTCTGTACACGGTCGAGCACGTTCCCGACTGGAACCCGATCAACATATCGAGCTACCATCTGCAAGAAGCCGGAGCGACTCCCGAGCAAGAGATCGCCTATTCGCTGACCACGGCGATTGCGGTGCTCGATCTGCTACGCGAGCGTGGGATCGAAGGGGAGAGGCTGGCCAAGGTGTTTGGTCGGCTGTCGTTCTTCGTCAACGCGGGCATCCGTTTCGTCGAGGAGACCTGCAAGCTGCGGGCTTTCAGCGCACTCTGGGATCGTTTGGGGAAGGAGCGCTACGCTGTCACGGAGCCCAAGCTGCGGCGCTTCCGCTACGGCGTGCAGGTGAACTCGTTGGGTCTCACCGAGGCGCAACCCGAGAACAACCTGGTGCGCATCGCGCTCGAGATGCTCGGAGTCACCCTGAGCAAGAACGCACGCGCACGCGCCATTCAGCTGCCAGCTTGGAACGAGGCGCTGGGTCTGCCCCGACCCTGGGACCAACAGCTGTCCTTGCGCACACAGCAGATCCTCGCGCTCGAGAGCGACCTGCTCGAGTACGGCGATCTATTCGATGGCTCGCCGGTCGTCGCGGCCCGGACTCGGGAGATCGAGGAGGCCGCGTGGGCCGAAGTGCAGCTGGTGCTCGAGCGCGGCGGTGCGGTCGCGGGCGTCGAGAGTGGCTACATCAAACAACAGCTCGTGGCGGCCAACGCCGCCCGGCTGGCAGCCATCGAGAGCGGTCAGCAGCCGGTGGTCGGCGTGAACTGCCACACCGAGAGCGCGCCGAGCCCGCTGACTGCGGGCGGCGGCGCGGACGCCATCCTGCAGGTGGATCCTGCTGCCGAGGCTGAACAGATCGAGCGCCTCGTGGCCTGGCGTGCGGCGCGGGACGCATCCGCCGTTGCGCGCGCGCTCGACACACTTCGCGAAGCGGCGTCGAGCGGGGTGAGCCTGATGCCGGCGTCAATCGACGCGGCTCGCGCTTCGGTGACCACGGGGGAGTGGGGCGGGGTGTTGAGGGAGGTGTTTGGTGAGTACCGCGCGCCGACCGGCGTTGGCGGGGCACGGACTCCGGAGCTGGGGGAGAGCCTGACGGTCCTGCGCACGCGCGTGGCAGAAGTTGCGAAGCGCATTGGCCGCCGCCCCAAGTTGCTGGTTGGAAAGCCCGGGCTCGATGGCCACTCGAACGGCGCGGAGCAGATTGCACTCAGGGCTCGCGATGCGGGGTTCGAGGTGGTCTACGAGGGCATTCGCGTGACTCCGCGGGAGATCGCCCGCGCCGCGGCGGACGAGAGTGTGCACGTCGTCGGCCTCAGCATCCTATCCGGCGCGCACCTCGAGCTCACCCGGGAGGTGCTGGCCGAGCTCCGAGCGCGAGGCGTACAGGTTCCGGTCGTGCTGGGTGGCATCATCCCGGAGGCCGACCGGCCGCTGCTCACCGCAGCCGGGGTGCGTGCGGTCTACACGCCGAAGGACTTTCGAGTCGGTCAGATCTTGAACGAGCTCTTGGACATCGTGGACGAGGTTGGGGCGTGA